Proteins from a single region of Parasedimentitalea psychrophila:
- a CDS encoding ArsJ-associated glyceraldehyde-3-phosphate dehydrogenase: MTTYALNGLGRMGKLALRPLLERGANIAFINDAVGDPAMHAHLLEFDSVHGRWPAEFSFDDASISIDGARIPVTCSRNLEELPLAGVDVVIDCTGVFKTAASLAPYFAAGVKKVVVSAPVKDGPTANIVFGVNEGEYDPARHQIVTAASCTTNCLAPVVKVLMEGIGIKHGSITTIHDVTNTQTIVDRPAKDLRRARSALNNLIPTTTGSATAITLIYPELAGKLNGHAVRVPLLNASITDCVFEMQRDTSVDEVNALFKAAAAGDLQGILGYEVRPLVSSDYTNDKRSCIIDAPSTMVVNGTQLKIYAWYDNEYGYAHRLVDVAFMVGAAL; encoded by the coding sequence ATGACGACTTATGCTTTGAATGGCCTTGGCCGCATGGGCAAACTTGCGCTGCGCCCCTTGCTGGAGCGCGGCGCCAATATTGCCTTCATCAATGATGCTGTGGGCGACCCGGCAATGCATGCCCATCTGTTGGAGTTTGACAGTGTTCATGGGCGCTGGCCGGCTGAGTTTTCCTTTGATGATGCGTCGATCTCGATTGATGGTGCCCGTATTCCTGTCACCTGCAGCCGGAACTTGGAAGAGCTGCCGCTTGCGGGCGTGGACGTGGTGATTGACTGCACCGGGGTGTTCAAAACCGCGGCCAGCCTGGCGCCCTATTTTGCTGCGGGCGTGAAAAAGGTGGTTGTCTCGGCGCCGGTCAAAGATGGGCCGACAGCCAATATCGTGTTTGGCGTCAACGAGGGAGAGTATGACCCCGCAAGACATCAGATCGTCACCGCCGCAAGTTGCACAACCAATTGTCTGGCTCCGGTGGTCAAGGTTCTGATGGAGGGGATTGGCATCAAACATGGCTCAATCACCACAATCCACGATGTGACCAATACCCAGACCATTGTTGACCGCCCGGCAAAGGATCTTCGCCGCGCCCGGTCTGCGCTGAACAATCTGATCCCGACCACAACCGGGTCGGCAACGGCAATCACTCTGATCTACCCGGAACTGGCGGGCAAGCTGAACGGCCATGCGGTTCGGGTGCCGCTGCTTAATGCGTCGATTACCGATTGCGTATTCGAGATGCAGCGCGACACCTCGGTGGACGAGGTGAATGCGCTGTTCAAGGCGGCTGCGGCAGGGGATTTGCAGGGTATTCTTGGATATGAGGTCCGCCCGCTGGTGTCGTCGGATTATACCAATGACAAACGCAGCTGCATCATTGATGCGCCATCGACCATGGTGGTGAACGGAACCCAGCTGAAGATCTATGCCTGGTACGACAATGAATATGGCTATGCCCATCGCCTGGTGGATGTGGCGTTCATGGTGGGCGCCGCGCTGTGA
- the nspC gene encoding carboxynorspermidine decarboxylase produces the protein MQTQAGDAGAFRQFDLNRVPSPCFVVDEVAVERNLAILRDVADQSGAQVLSALKAFSMFALAPLVRRYLGGTCASGLYEARLAREEYGGTVVTYCAGYKSNEIDRIIALSDHLIFNSPAQKDRFLPRVAASGRPIHVGLRINPEHSEGEIAKYDPCAPGSRLGTPISQLDPAALKGVDGLHMHTLCEQGFAPLERTWAAIEQRITPYLGQLKWLNFGGGHHITRDDYDRDALIGFITDLRARTGLQIYLEPGEAVALDAGILVGEVLDLPQNQINLAITDISATCHMPDVIEAPYRPAMLDEVAEGRLYRFGGPSCLAGDVIGDYARAQPLQIGDRFAFLDQAHYSMVKTNTFNGVALPAIALWNSETDKLTMIREFTYDDFRNRLS, from the coding sequence ATGCAAACACAGGCCGGCGACGCTGGGGCCTTCAGGCAGTTTGACCTGAACCGGGTTCCCAGCCCCTGCTTTGTGGTGGATGAGGTTGCGGTAGAACGCAACCTCGCGATCTTGCGCGATGTGGCGGATCAATCCGGTGCCCAGGTGCTGTCGGCGCTCAAGGCGTTTTCGATGTTTGCGCTGGCGCCCTTGGTGCGGCGCTATCTGGGCGGCACCTGTGCCTCGGGGCTTTATGAGGCACGGTTGGCGCGCGAAGAATACGGCGGCACCGTGGTCACCTATTGCGCTGGGTACAAATCCAACGAGATTGACCGGATCATAGCGCTCTCGGATCACCTGATATTCAACTCTCCGGCGCAAAAGGACCGTTTTCTACCCCGGGTTGCCGCCTCGGGTCGTCCGATCCATGTGGGGTTGCGGATTAACCCGGAACATTCCGAGGGCGAGATTGCCAAATATGACCCCTGCGCCCCGGGATCGCGGCTGGGCACACCGATTTCGCAGCTAGATCCTGCGGCGCTAAAGGGCGTCGACGGCTTGCATATGCACACGCTTTGCGAACAGGGATTTGCGCCGCTCGAACGCACCTGGGCCGCGATCGAGCAGCGTATCACGCCTTATCTCGGTCAGTTGAAGTGGCTGAATTTTGGCGGTGGCCACCACATCACCCGCGACGATTATGATCGCGACGCCCTGATTGGTTTTATAACCGATCTGCGCGCCCGCACCGGCTTGCAGATCTATCTGGAGCCGGGCGAGGCGGTGGCGCTGGACGCCGGAATTCTGGTGGGCGAGGTGCTGGACCTGCCGCAGAACCAGATCAATCTTGCCATCACCGATATTTCGGCCACCTGTCACATGCCCGATGTGATTGAAGCGCCCTATCGCCCGGCGATGCTGGATGAGGTCGCGGAGGGCCGCCTCTATCGGTTTGGCGGCCCCTCCTGCCTGGCAGGCGACGTGATCGGAGACTATGCGCGGGCGCAGCCGCTGCAGATCGGCGACCGCTTTGCGTTTCTGGATCAGGCGCATTATTCGATGGTCAAAACCAATACCTTTAACGGGGTTGCCCTGCCGGCCATTGCCTTGTGGAATTCTGAGACAGACAAGCTGACGATGATCCGCGAGTTCACCTATGACGACTTCCGCAACAGGCTTTCATGA
- the speA gene encoding biosynthetic arginine decarboxylase, with translation MDLVSVLPNGDLGLKNPLSPDAPVVSLPSIIHGLQERGIHTPLLLRVSSFLEQGIRSINDSFAAAITRVGYKGQYRGVFPIKVNQQAQVIDRIVEFGRPYSYGLEAGSKPELVIALAHTLASDALIVCNGVKDAEFIRLAILSRKLGFNTVIVLESPKELETVLEVVAELGQEPLLGVRVKLTNQISGNWAESSGDRSTFGMPTDQLVAVVDRLRETGLLHCLKLQHSHLGSQIPDVNDVRRAVGEACRYFIELTREGVPLTHLDLGGGLGVDYTGEKTASENSINYSVAEYCANVVETVTYALDEAGLDHPTLVTESGRAVVATSSMLVFNVLEATLYDAHSAPEPDASDHHLVTDLAAITEYLSQDRLQECLNDATFYRNELRALFRRGYIDLRQMARGERIYLHLMSKIKHLAPEVGTAPEIDAHLEKLADIYHCNFSLFQSLPDVWAIDQLHPVVPLQRLNEVPDRRAVLSDITCDSDGKIDSFILADGVSGSLPVHTLDDSQPYYIGAFFVGAYQETLGDLHNLFGDTNIATIELRDDASFDLLHEQEGDTIAEVLSYVEYDPRDCVAAFRKLIDQAVSERRLDARDRKTLMAAYRDSINGYTYYE, from the coding sequence ATGGATTTGGTGTCGGTGCTGCCAAATGGCGACCTCGGCCTTAAGAACCCACTAAGCCCCGACGCGCCGGTGGTCAGCTTGCCGTCAATCATCCACGGTCTGCAGGAGCGTGGCATCCATACACCGCTGCTGCTTCGGGTCAGCTCGTTTCTTGAACAGGGTATCCGAAGCATCAACGACAGCTTTGCCGCTGCCATCACAAGGGTGGGCTATAAGGGGCAATATCGCGGGGTTTTCCCGATCAAGGTGAACCAGCAGGCGCAGGTGATTGACCGGATCGTCGAATTTGGCCGCCCCTATTCCTATGGTCTGGAGGCGGGGTCAAAGCCCGAGCTGGTGATCGCGCTGGCCCATACTCTGGCCAGCGATGCGCTGATCGTCTGCAACGGCGTGAAGGATGCGGAATTCATCCGGCTGGCGATCCTGTCGCGCAAGCTTGGCTTTAATACCGTCATCGTTTTGGAAAGCCCCAAAGAGCTGGAAACCGTTTTGGAGGTTGTCGCTGAGCTGGGCCAGGAGCCACTTTTGGGGGTGCGGGTCAAACTGACCAACCAGATCAGTGGCAATTGGGCTGAAAGCTCTGGCGACCGCTCCACCTTTGGCATGCCCACAGACCAATTGGTTGCGGTGGTTGACCGGCTCCGAGAGACGGGGTTGCTGCATTGCTTAAAACTGCAGCATTCGCATCTTGGCTCGCAAATTCCCGATGTCAACGACGTGCGCCGCGCCGTCGGCGAGGCCTGCCGCTATTTTATCGAACTGACCCGCGAAGGGGTGCCGCTGACCCATCTTGATCTCGGCGGCGGCTTGGGCGTGGACTATACCGGCGAGAAAACCGCCAGTGAAAACTCGATCAATTATTCGGTGGCTGAATATTGTGCCAATGTGGTGGAAACCGTCACCTATGCGCTGGACGAGGCCGGGCTCGATCATCCGACCCTGGTGACGGAAAGTGGCCGCGCCGTTGTTGCCACCTCATCCATGCTGGTGTTCAACGTGCTCGAGGCGACGCTATATGACGCGCATTCGGCACCTGAGCCCGATGCCAGTGACCATCATCTGGTCACCGACCTTGCGGCAATTACCGAATACCTCAGCCAGGATCGTCTGCAGGAATGTCTGAACGATGCGACATTCTATCGAAACGAGCTCAGGGCGCTGTTTCGCCGTGGCTATATCGACCTGCGCCAGATGGCCCGGGGAGAGCGGATTTATCTGCACCTGATGTCCAAGATCAAACACTTGGCGCCAGAGGTGGGGACGGCTCCCGAAATCGACGCTCATCTGGAAAAACTGGCTGACATCTACCACTGCAATTTCTCCCTGTTTCAGTCGCTGCCAGATGTCTGGGCGATTGATCAGCTGCATCCGGTGGTGCCCTTGCAAAGGTTGAACGAGGTGCCGGACAGACGCGCGGTTCTGTCTGACATCACCTGCGACTCGGATGGTAAGATCGACAGCTTCATTCTGGCAGACGGGGTGTCCGGATCACTGCCGGTGCATACGCTGGACGACAGCCAACCCTATTACATTGGCGCCTTTTTTGTTGGCGCCTATCAGGAAACACTGGGCGATTTGCACAATCTTTTTGGCGACACCAATATCGCCACGATTGAGCTGCGCGATGATGCCAGCTTTGATCTGCTGCATGAACAGGAGGGCGATACAATTGCCGAGGTCCTGTCTTATGTCGAATATGATCCCCGCGACTGTGTTGCGGCCTTTCGCAAGCTGATTGATCAGGCCGTTTCGGAACGCCGTCTGGATGCTCGGGATCGAAAAACACTAATGGCCGCATACCGCGACAGCATAAACGGCTATACTTACTATGAATAA
- a CDS encoding saccharopine dehydrogenase family protein: MGKTLVIGAGGVSSAAVHKMAMNSDIFTEITLASRRKFKCDDIAAAVKSRTGVDIRTAQVDAMDVAAVVALIRETGAELLVNLALPYQDLKLMDACLEAGINYLDTANYEPEDEAKFEYHWQWAYQDRFKAAGLTAILGSGFDPGVTSVFATWLRKHKLATIRQIDVLDANGGDNGQAFATNFNPEINLREVLAEVRHWENGAWHPSPAMTHKVEYDFPGVGPKNMYLMYHEELESMSTHFPEIERARFWMTFGDAYIMHAKVLQNVGMTGIAPVMHDGHEIIPIKFLTTLLPDPSDLGALTKGKACIGDIATGQAKDGSGEKTYYIYNICDHEECYAEVGSQAVSYTTGVPAMIGAAQVLKGNWSKPGVWNMEQLDPDDFMDMLNTQGLPWQVHELDGPVEF; encoded by the coding sequence ATGGGTAAAACACTGGTGATCGGCGCGGGCGGGGTTTCGTCTGCGGCCGTGCATAAGATGGCTATGAACTCGGATATATTCACCGAGATCACATTGGCGTCGCGTCGCAAATTCAAATGTGATGACATTGCCGCTGCGGTAAAGTCCCGCACTGGCGTCGACATTCGCACGGCGCAGGTCGACGCGATGGACGTAGCCGCCGTTGTGGCCTTGATCCGCGAGACCGGCGCTGAACTGCTGGTCAATCTGGCGCTGCCCTATCAGGATCTGAAACTGATGGATGCCTGTCTTGAGGCCGGTATCAACTATCTGGACACCGCCAACTATGAGCCCGAGGATGAGGCCAAGTTTGAGTATCACTGGCAGTGGGCTTATCAGGACAGGTTCAAGGCCGCTGGTCTGACCGCCATTCTGGGCTCGGGGTTTGATCCGGGGGTTACTTCGGTGTTTGCCACCTGGTTGCGAAAGCACAAACTGGCCACCATCCGCCAGATCGACGTGTTGGACGCCAATGGCGGCGACAACGGTCAGGCCTTTGCCACCAATTTCAACCCCGAAATCAACCTGCGCGAGGTGCTGGCCGAGGTGCGCCATTGGGAAAATGGCGCCTGGCATCCAAGCCCGGCAATGACCCACAAGGTCGAATATGACTTTCCCGGTGTCGGCCCCAAGAACATGTATCTGATGTATCACGAAGAGCTGGAGTCGATGTCGACCCACTTCCCCGAGATCGAGCGGGCGCGGTTCTGGATGACCTTTGGCGACGCCTATATCATGCATGCCAAAGTGTTGCAGAATGTCGGCATGACTGGCATTGCGCCGGTGATGCACGACGGTCATGAGATCATCCCGATCAAATTCCTCACCACATTGCTACCCGATCCCAGCGATCTGGGGGCACTGACCAAGGGCAAGGCCTGTATCGGTGATATCGCCACAGGTCAGGCCAAGGATGGCAGCGGCGAGAAGACCTATTACATCTACAACATCTGCGATCATGAGGAATGTTACGCCGAAGTGGGCAGTCAGGCTGTGTCTTACACCACCGGGGTGCCGGCGATGATTGGTGCGGCGCAGGTGCTCAAGGGCAACTGGAGCAAGCCGGGGGTGTGGAACATGGAACAGCTGGATCCCGATGATTTCATGGATATGCTGAACACCCAAGGTCTGCCTTGGCAGGTGCATGAACTTGACGGCCCGGTTGAGTTCTGA
- the speB gene encoding agmatinase, with product MSIFLDSELTKAERSQYALFRVIPMPLERTVSYGAGTKAGPQAILEASDELERLCNGSEPCARGIFTEPAVNCDGPLPEVMERLALRTEAAVSAGQIPVTLGGEHSLTYGAVMGVARALGKPIGIVQIDAHADLRIAYQGEAHSHASVMHLLSEQGIRIAQFGVRALCQQEVDSRARNNVFFRDAEDLVTTNTLAVDLPEDFPELIYVSFDVDGLDPAQMPATGTPVPGGLGFYQALRLVEHALKGRKCIGLDVVELAPDGNAAWDFTAAQIVYRLMAAAI from the coding sequence ATGAGCATTTTTCTAGACAGCGAACTGACCAAAGCCGAGCGCAGCCAATACGCGCTGTTCCGGGTGATCCCAATGCCGTTGGAACGCACCGTGTCTTATGGCGCAGGCACTAAAGCTGGGCCACAGGCCATTCTTGAGGCCAGCGATGAGCTGGAGCGCCTGTGCAATGGGTCTGAACCCTGCGCACGGGGTATTTTCACCGAGCCCGCTGTGAATTGCGACGGTCCCTTGCCAGAGGTGATGGAGCGGCTGGCCCTTCGCACCGAGGCGGCCGTGTCTGCCGGGCAGATCCCGGTCACGCTGGGCGGTGAACATTCGCTAACATACGGGGCTGTCATGGGCGTTGCACGGGCACTGGGGAAACCCATTGGTATCGTGCAAATCGATGCCCATGCGGATCTTCGCATCGCCTATCAGGGTGAAGCACACTCGCATGCCTCGGTGATGCACCTGCTGAGCGAGCAGGGCATCCGCATCGCCCAGTTTGGGGTGCGTGCCCTGTGCCAGCAAGAGGTGGACAGCCGGGCCCGAAACAACGTCTTTTTCAGGGACGCCGAGGATCTGGTGACCACCAATACGCTTGCGGTTGATCTCCCCGAGGATTTCCCCGAGCTGATCTATGTCTCGTTTGACGTCGATGGGTTGGATCCGGCACAAATGCCGGCCACCGGCACGCCGGTGCCGGGCGGATTGGGATTTTACCAGGCTCTGCGGCTTGTGGAGCACGCCCTGAAGGGGCGCAAATGCATTGGCCTGGACGTGGTTGAACTGGCCCCGGATGGCAACGCCGCCTGGGATTTCACCGCTGCACAGATTGTGTACCGGCTGATGGCCGCCGCGATCTGA
- the arsJ gene encoding organoarsenical effux MFS transporter ArsJ: MLTDGALRMLVLLHFHSLGFSPVQLAYLFVLYEIAGVVTNLSAGWLAARFGLTTTLYAGLGLQVIALLLLAQLDPSWGISVSVVFVMSVQGLSGVAKDLAKMSSKSAVKILAPTASGGLFTWVAVLTGSKNAVKGLGFLLGAALLAVFGFVTSVLAMAAVLMIVLIALVAVRPSGLPVGRKGAKFSEVVSKNRNINWLSFARLFLFGARDVWFVVGIPIYFYSVLSDGSELGNRGAFFAIGFFMAVWTILYGVVQASAPRILKAKSRSERELLGQARVWAAMLVAVPAALAVAVLLSGGASHGLTVAIVLGLLLFGGVFAVNSSLHSYLILSLADARRVTLDVGFYYMANAAGRLIGTVLSGLTYQIGGLALCLATAAAMVFISFCGIGRMEIPAKKHSLT; encoded by the coding sequence ATGCTGACCGACGGGGCCCTGCGGATGTTGGTGCTGCTGCATTTTCACTCGCTGGGCTTTTCGCCGGTGCAGCTGGCCTATCTGTTTGTTCTCTATGAGATCGCAGGTGTTGTCACCAATCTGTCGGCCGGCTGGCTGGCGGCGCGTTTTGGCCTGACGACAACGCTATATGCCGGGCTTGGATTGCAAGTGATCGCATTGCTGTTGCTGGCGCAGCTTGATCCTTCCTGGGGCATATCAGTCTCAGTTGTTTTTGTGATGTCGGTGCAGGGCCTGTCGGGCGTGGCCAAGGATCTGGCCAAGATGAGCTCCAAAAGTGCGGTGAAAATCCTGGCGCCGACGGCGAGCGGCGGCTTGTTCACTTGGGTGGCGGTGCTGACCGGATCGAAGAACGCGGTAAAGGGGCTGGGCTTTTTGCTGGGGGCGGCGCTACTGGCGGTCTTTGGCTTTGTTACATCGGTGTTGGCAATGGCGGCGGTGCTGATGATCGTGCTGATCGCGCTGGTTGCGGTGCGGCCATCCGGGCTGCCAGTTGGGCGCAAGGGTGCAAAATTCTCTGAGGTCGTCTCAAAAAACCGCAACATCAACTGGCTTAGCTTTGCCCGCTTGTTTTTGTTTGGCGCCAGAGATGTCTGGTTTGTTGTTGGTATTCCGATCTATTTCTATTCGGTGTTGTCGGACGGGTCCGAGCTGGGCAACCGGGGGGCCTTCTTTGCCATTGGCTTTTTCATGGCTGTCTGGACGATCCTTTATGGGGTTGTTCAGGCATCGGCCCCCAGAATTTTGAAAGCCAAATCCAGGTCCGAGCGGGAGCTGCTGGGGCAGGCACGGGTCTGGGCCGCTATGTTGGTCGCAGTACCCGCTGCACTGGCTGTCGCAGTGTTGTTATCTGGCGGGGCGTCCCACGGCCTGACGGTGGCGATTGTCCTGGGTCTGCTGCTGTTTGGCGGGGTGTTCGCGGTTAACTCATCGCTGCATTCCTACCTTATCTTGTCTCTGGCAGATGCCAGACGGGTCACTTTGGATGTGGGGTTTTACTATATGGCAAACGCGGCTGGCCGGTTGATTGGCACGGTCCTGTCCGGGTTGACCTATCAGATCGGCGGGCTGGCGCTGTGTTTGGCAACCGCAGCGGCGATGGTTTTCATCAGCTTTTGCGGCATCGGCAGGATGGAGATTCCGGCAAAAAAACACAGCCTGACTTAA
- the purN gene encoding phosphoribosylglycinamide formyltransferase, which yields MMTLVNSMTGDHPARPCLVLSNTAEAGGLEKAAAAGVATAVVDHRPFKGDRQAFEAELVKPILESGADIVCLAGFMRVLTAGFVSQFQGRMLNIHPSLLPKYTGLHTHARALAAGDSAHGCSVHEVTAVLDDGPLLGQAQVPVLADDTPETLAARVLTQEHILYPAVLRRYAAGDRTPVLLG from the coding sequence ATGATGACGCTGGTGAACAGCATGACTGGCGATCATCCGGCGCGGCCCTGTCTGGTGCTGTCCAACACCGCAGAGGCAGGTGGTCTGGAAAAGGCCGCCGCTGCGGGTGTTGCAACCGCTGTCGTCGATCACCGCCCGTTCAAGGGTGACCGGCAGGCGTTTGAGGCAGAGCTGGTGAAGCCGATTCTTGAGTCAGGCGCGGATATCGTCTGTCTGGCCGGGTTCATGCGGGTTCTGACCGCTGGTTTTGTGAGCCAGTTTCAGGGAAGGATGCTGAATATCCATCCCTCGTTGCTGCCCAAATACACCGGGTTGCACACCCATGCCCGTGCCCTTGCGGCGGGGGACAGCGCGCATGGCTGCTCGGTCCATGAGGTCACCGCAGTGTTGGATGATGGCCCGCTGCTGGGGCAGGCGCAGGTGCCTGTGCTGGCGGATGACACCCCCGAGACGCTGGCGGCACGGGTGCTCACCCAAGAACATATTCTATACCCGGCGGTGTTGCGCCGCTATGCTGCGGGTGATCGAACCCCAGTTCTTCTGGGGTGA
- the purM gene encoding phosphoribosylformylglycinamidine cyclo-ligase → MTTGKNGLTYADAGVDIDAGNALVDRIKPAAKRTNRSGVMSGLGGFGALFDLKAAGYSDPILVGATDGVGTKLRIAIDTGVVDGVGIDLVAMCVNDLVCQGAEPLFFLDYFATGKLETETAARIIEGIAEGCVRSGCALIGGETAEMPGMYPKGDFDLAGFSVGAMERGTALPAEVAEGDVLLGLASDGVHSNGYSLVRRLVEVAGLGWDDDCPFAEEGKLGEVLLTPTRLYVKSCLAAVRAGGVHALAHITGGGLTENLPRVLPDDLGADIDLDAWQLPGVFQWMAQTGNIAEAEMLKTFNCGLGMILSVSADRADALTELLTAEGETVSRLGTVTAGAGMRYSGNLL, encoded by the coding sequence ATGACCACTGGCAAGAACGGCCTGACCTATGCGGATGCAGGCGTGGATATTGATGCAGGCAATGCTCTGGTGGACCGGATCAAACCGGCAGCCAAACGCACCAACCGCTCGGGCGTGATGAGCGGCCTGGGCGGCTTTGGCGCTTTGTTCGATCTGAAAGCGGCCGGCTATAGTGATCCGATCCTGGTTGGCGCCACCGACGGTGTCGGCACCAAGTTGCGGATCGCCATCGACACCGGCGTTGTTGACGGCGTTGGCATTGATCTGGTCGCCATGTGCGTCAACGATCTGGTCTGTCAGGGGGCTGAGCCGCTGTTCTTCCTCGACTACTTTGCCACTGGCAAGCTGGAGACCGAGACCGCCGCGCGGATCATCGAAGGTATCGCCGAGGGCTGTGTGCGCTCAGGCTGTGCGCTGATCGGTGGCGAAACAGCTGAAATGCCCGGCATGTATCCCAAGGGCGATTTCGATCTGGCCGGTTTCTCGGTTGGCGCCATGGAGCGCGGCACCGCGCTGCCTGCTGAGGTGGCCGAAGGCGACGTGCTGCTGGGGCTGGCCTCAGACGGGGTGCATTCCAACGGCTACTCGCTGGTGCGGCGTCTGGTTGAGGTCGCGGGCCTTGGCTGGGACGATGATTGCCCCTTTGCCGAGGAAGGCAAGCTGGGCGAGGTGCTGCTGACGCCAACACGTCTTTACGTGAAATCCTGTCTGGCTGCGGTGCGGGCAGGGGGCGTGCATGCGCTGGCCCATATCACTGGCGGTGGCCTGACCGAAAACCTGCCCCGTGTCCTGCCCGATGATCTGGGCGCTGACATTGATCTGGATGCCTGGCAACTGCCGGGCGTGTTCCAATGGATGGCACAGACCGGCAATATCGCCGAAGCCGAAATGCTCAAGACATTCAACTGCGGCCTTGGCATGATTCTCAGCGTCTCAGCCGATCGTGCTGACGCACTGACCGAATTGCTGACCGCCGAGGGCGAGACAGTATCGCGTCTGGGCACGGTCACGGCAGGCGCGGGTATGCGTTACTCTGGCAACCTGCTGTGA